One Acidobacteriaceae bacterium genomic region harbors:
- a CDS encoding MBOAT family O-acyltransferase has protein sequence MLFNSFVYIASFLPATVLLCVFLRRAFGPLAAQLCILAASLLFYAWGKPSNLIFLAASILANWAVANFMRRAPQHVRGYWLRLGIILNVAFLCSFKYFNFFLGVIPYFGSHHVLPNLAFPLGISFFTLAQIMYLVDCSDELVPALNLLDHATFVSFFPYVISGPIAKAKRMVGQFGNFGHPPGDYYELLSRGLYLFAMGAFKKTVFAFCFGAIADSGFNVTGRLSGIEAWTYSLAFTLQIYFDFSGYTDMARGSAMMLGIEIPRNFDAPLRSKSIIEFWERWHITLSNFITSYMYTPILKSFSRITLRTAAVATILAMTIAGLWHGPNWTFIVFGALHGVALAINQYWRKKKLPKLHWALSWGLTLVFVDIAFIFFRSNTIPDAANFINALFNYHQPLALEHLAMTRRSFSMTTFGVPLLLGVIVAFYGRGSDQIARELKPGYRDALSVAGIFLVALIFMNSHISQSFIYFRF, from the coding sequence GTGCTCTTCAATTCATTTGTCTATATCGCGAGCTTCCTGCCCGCCACGGTGTTGCTATGCGTCTTCCTTCGCAGAGCCTTCGGCCCTCTCGCTGCGCAGCTATGTATATTAGCCGCATCCTTGCTGTTCTACGCTTGGGGGAAGCCTAGCAATCTGATCTTCCTTGCAGCGTCGATCCTGGCGAACTGGGCAGTGGCGAATTTCATGAGAAGGGCACCGCAGCACGTTCGCGGGTATTGGCTACGACTTGGAATCATCCTAAACGTGGCATTTCTCTGTTCCTTCAAGTATTTCAATTTCTTTCTCGGAGTTATCCCTTACTTCGGATCGCATCACGTCCTTCCTAATCTTGCATTCCCGCTTGGAATCAGCTTCTTCACGCTCGCGCAAATCATGTACCTTGTCGATTGCTCTGACGAATTGGTCCCTGCGCTTAATCTGCTCGATCATGCCACCTTCGTCTCGTTCTTTCCCTACGTGATCTCCGGTCCAATCGCGAAGGCAAAGCGAATGGTGGGTCAATTTGGGAACTTCGGTCACCCGCCCGGCGACTATTACGAGCTACTCTCGCGCGGCCTTTACCTCTTCGCAATGGGAGCATTCAAGAAGACAGTCTTCGCTTTTTGCTTTGGAGCTATCGCCGACTCCGGCTTCAATGTAACCGGGAGATTGTCCGGGATTGAAGCATGGACCTACAGCCTCGCCTTCACCTTACAGATTTACTTCGACTTTAGCGGATACACCGACATGGCTAGGGGTTCGGCAATGATGCTCGGGATCGAAATCCCGCGAAACTTCGACGCGCCACTGCGATCGAAGTCGATCATCGAATTCTGGGAGCGCTGGCACATCACACTATCGAACTTCATCACCTCCTACATGTATACACCGATCCTCAAATCATTCAGTCGGATCACTCTCCGCACTGCTGCGGTGGCAACTATACTTGCCATGACAATAGCGGGCTTGTGGCACGGTCCGAACTGGACATTCATAGTATTTGGCGCCCTACATGGGGTGGCGCTCGCAATCAATCAATACTGGCGCAAGAAGAAATTGCCAAAACTCCACTGGGCTCTTTCCTGGGGCTTAACTCTTGTTTTTGTCGATATCGCGTTCATCTTCTTCCGATCAAATACCATCCCGGATGCGGCCAACTTCATTAACGCGCTGTTCAACTATCATCAACCCCTCGCATTGGAGCACCTTGCGATGACCCGAAGGAGCTTCAGTATGACAACCTTCGGCGTCCCGCTGCTGCTAGGTGTAATCGTGGCGTTCTACGGTCGCGGATCTGATCAAATCGCCCG
- a CDS encoding acyl carrier protein codes for MDSILEELQSIFRDILDQPNLVLTRESNASNVEDWDSLSHINLVMAIERRYGIKFALGELQELKNVGDMIDLIKTKLSAK; via the coding sequence GTGGATAGCATTCTTGAAGAACTGCAATCGATTTTTCGTGACATCCTCGATCAGCCCAATCTCGTACTGACACGTGAGTCGAACGCGAGCAACGTCGAGGATTGGGATTCGCTATCGCATATCAACCTTGTGATGGCGATCGAGCGGCGTTACGGTATAAAATTTGCTTTGGGCGAGCTACAGGAACTGAAGAATGTGGGCGACATGATCGACCTTATCAAAACAAAGCTCTCGGCAAAATGA
- a CDS encoding HAD-IIIC family phosphatase, protein MGIDQLSAVDLLLKRKSLRRQFGAAANLQPVRIAVLGGSTTNEVVDLLEILLLASGFKPEFHQSEYGRFYEDTVVDPADLISFAPDIVYLHTSYLNVRTVPPANSTAADRQACVDAELWRYQQIWQSIEQNVSAQIIQNNFELPPYATFGNMDSSSNGGATRFFLEMNAAFARAAEADPRLLLHDIHRLSSRIGLNQWFDWTRYFSYKILVTSEASLAMARSIASMVRGIYGKSRKVLVLDLDNTLWGGVIGDDGIDNLQIGRETPVAEAYTAFQEYCLSLQRRGILLAVCSKNDEKIAKQGFEHPDSVLKLEHFSSFKANWEPKSENILAIAKELNLGVDSFVFVDDNPAERAIVEAQIPEIAVPDVGSDVTRFATLLDEGRYFEPVSMSQEDLSRAALYQANAARSQMESKFANYGEYLDSLEMTAEIERFNSLYLDRIVQLTNKANQFNLTTRRYTVAEMEGISRNGEYIGIYGKLSDRFGDNGLVSVILGRREYHLLHLDLWLMSCRVLKRDMELAMLDAIVQNAFEAGVRVIQGYYLPTKKNGMVADHYEKLGFRPVSVDPETKASIWSLDISDYTPRNRHIKVLETVRG, encoded by the coding sequence ATGGGTATTGATCAACTCAGCGCCGTCGATCTTCTGCTCAAGCGTAAGAGCCTGCGCCGCCAATTTGGTGCAGCGGCGAACCTCCAGCCAGTTCGGATTGCCGTACTCGGCGGCTCTACAACCAACGAGGTTGTTGACCTTCTGGAAATTCTACTCTTGGCTTCTGGATTCAAGCCCGAGTTCCACCAGTCCGAGTACGGCAGGTTTTACGAAGACACAGTGGTGGATCCAGCGGACCTAATCTCATTTGCGCCTGACATCGTTTACCTTCACACTTCTTACCTGAATGTTCGAACGGTACCCCCTGCGAACTCTACCGCAGCCGACCGACAGGCCTGCGTCGATGCTGAACTTTGGCGCTATCAGCAGATTTGGCAATCGATCGAGCAGAACGTCTCCGCTCAGATCATCCAGAACAACTTCGAGCTACCGCCCTATGCAACCTTCGGGAACATGGATTCTTCTTCGAACGGGGGTGCGACCCGGTTTTTTCTAGAGATGAACGCCGCATTTGCGCGGGCTGCAGAAGCTGATCCGCGTTTGCTTCTGCACGATATCCATAGGCTCTCATCAAGAATTGGGCTGAATCAATGGTTTGATTGGACCCGTTACTTCAGCTACAAAATTCTTGTTACCAGCGAAGCCAGTCTGGCTATGGCGCGTTCCATTGCATCGATGGTTCGAGGAATCTACGGAAAAAGCCGGAAAGTGCTCGTACTCGACCTTGACAACACCTTGTGGGGCGGTGTGATTGGCGACGATGGCATAGACAACTTACAAATCGGCCGCGAAACTCCAGTGGCAGAAGCCTACACCGCTTTTCAGGAGTACTGCTTATCGCTGCAGCGGCGAGGTATTCTGCTCGCAGTCTGCTCAAAGAATGACGAGAAGATCGCTAAGCAAGGGTTCGAGCATCCCGATTCGGTGCTGAAGCTCGAGCACTTCTCCAGCTTCAAGGCAAATTGGGAACCGAAATCCGAAAACATCCTCGCGATCGCGAAGGAATTGAATCTCGGCGTGGATAGCTTCGTTTTCGTGGATGATAATCCGGCCGAACGCGCCATCGTCGAAGCCCAAATCCCGGAGATTGCCGTGCCCGATGTTGGCAGCGACGTTACCCGGTTTGCGACTCTCCTCGACGAAGGCCGCTACTTCGAACCGGTTTCGATGTCACAGGAGGACCTCTCACGCGCCGCTCTATATCAGGCCAACGCCGCCCGCAGCCAGATGGAATCAAAGTTTGCCAACTACGGCGAATATCTCGACTCCCTCGAGATGACTGCCGAGATCGAGCGTTTCAACTCGCTCTACCTCGATCGCATTGTTCAACTCACGAATAAGGCAAATCAGTTCAACCTGACAACCCGTCGATATACCGTAGCCGAGATGGAAGGCATTTCCCGCAACGGCGAATACATCGGTATTTATGGCAAGTTAAGCGATCGCTTTGGCGACAATGGCCTGGTCTCGGTGATCCTCGGCCGGCGGGAGTACCACCTGCTTCATCTCGATCTTTGGCTGATGAGCTGCCGCGTCCTGAAGCGTGATATGGAACTCGCTATGCTTGATGCGATCGTGCAAAATGCTTTCGAAGCGGGCGTTCGCGTGATTCAAGGGTATTATCTTCCGACAAAGAAAAATGGCATGGTCGCGGACCACTATGAGAAGCTGGGATTTCGTCCGGTCTCCGTCGACCCCGAAACCAAAGCCTCCATTTGGAGCCTCGACATTTCTGACTACACCCCGCGCAACCGACACATCAAAGTTCTGGAGACCGTACGTGGATAG
- a CDS encoding VOC family protein, whose product MSSGTALQLHHIGYAAASIGPIAASYVSRYGYELVTPIIHDPLQTALVQFLKLRGDCSYLELVAPDGPESKLANAVKRGSGLNHLCFIAGPLEEAISQLEEAGMRLISEPKPGLAFAGRRICWLIGDDLLPIELVERSSEGDLCPPGLA is encoded by the coding sequence ATGAGCTCAGGTACCGCGCTACAACTTCACCACATCGGCTATGCCGCGGCCAGCATCGGTCCCATCGCAGCAAGCTATGTCAGCCGCTACGGCTACGAACTCGTGACCCCTATCATCCACGACCCGCTGCAGACAGCCTTGGTTCAGTTCTTGAAGCTGCGCGGAGACTGCTCCTACCTTGAATTGGTCGCGCCCGACGGTCCCGAGAGCAAGCTCGCCAATGCGGTCAAGCGCGGAAGCGGCCTCAACCATCTTTGCTTCATCGCAGGGCCACTCGAAGAAGCTATTTCCCAGCTTGAGGAGGCCGGAATGCGCCTGATTTCGGAACCAAAGCCAGGATTGGCATTCGCCGGCCGCAGGATCTGCTGGCTGATTGGCGATGATCTACTGCCGATCGAACTTGTCGAACGCAGCAGCGAGGGTGACCTCTGCCCACCTGGCCTCGCCTAA
- a CDS encoding oxidative damage protection protein yields the protein MAHMVFCAKYKQEMEGLDEPPFDSDFGQKIYKNVSKKAWGEWVERQKMLLNEYRLQPWTREAQEFLVEQMNEFFFGSGGELPKEYVAPTH from the coding sequence ATGGCGCATATGGTGTTCTGCGCGAAGTATAAGCAGGAGATGGAAGGGCTGGACGAGCCTCCGTTTGACTCGGATTTTGGGCAAAAGATTTATAAGAATGTGTCAAAGAAGGCTTGGGGCGAGTGGGTGGAGCGGCAGAAGATGCTGCTGAACGAATACCGTCTGCAGCCGTGGACACGTGAGGCGCAGGAGTTCCTGGTGGAACAGATGAATGAGTTCTTCTTTGGGAGCGGCGGCGAGCTGCCGAAGGAGTATGTGGCGCCGACGCATTAA